Proteins encoded in a region of the Pocillopora verrucosa isolate sample1 chromosome 11, ASM3666991v2, whole genome shotgun sequence genome:
- the LOC136277000 gene encoding uncharacterized protein: MATRLKYTTEQLNYYRICYVVTDILTEGLRTIFKQEWDNRYKTTLGEWKDQPKNGMVFWNGESTRNRKRNAGLLTTMKNGDRAEWDCTMLFYAILYSDCIYSLNPSIRSNVDDLRKFRNEEFAHMRRGHLSNGDFQIVITKVKTAFHALGLPTLKINEVQNQTNFLTEELDDVLRKVDDLKQEVNKKEKEVLEKDKEVQQKEEQRLALEEQLHSDVSPFCILPPKPNHDIAPRESEVGEVLQNLQTLKDANDGLSILYLSGNPGSGKSQLARLAAKRFYDEVEQIPSAASFVMTLNAENSEALLKSYVLFAQHCKCPGYEITNTYGSKDLNTDEKISYFKTLISTKIEHYASWLLVVDNVTSESRTSDYLPDADSELWARGQMLITTQDTASMPLSSSSIRNISLSAGMHPDDACFLLNLLTGTTDVEIIKETAKVLDYQPLALAGAATYVRQVRQNKATPKFGWTDYLKKLEMGKRSATENILAETNPCYSKSMTKAITLAVEKAMTDDIIWHRTFLFLSMCASQPILQDIITEYIKATDDDFEDEDMIRTRMSRCSLLLIEEESTGVYIRVHGVVLDVIKSATKGFAKDQSYKVVYGAVMSFSKFEELESIVVGTRIVPHLTTLSLKIEDMSLGKGIPEATERALCNFLDGLWSLNDMCLNHSEFRAALVYGKWLLKIQMKQLGPEHVDVANCYNNLGTLHSDLGDTDEAKDCYKRALEIRLKQLGPEHVDVARSSNNLGTLHKALGDTDEAKDCYKRALEIQMKQLGPEHVDVATSYNNLGILHSDLGDTDEAKDCYKRALEIRLIKLGPEHVDVARSYNNLGTLHSDLGDTDEAKDCYKRALEIQMKQLGPEHVDVARCYNNLGNLHKALGDTDEAKDCYKRALEIRLIKLGPEHVDVARSYNNLGTLHSDLGDTDEAKDCYKRALEIQMKQLGPEHVDVARCYNNLGNLHKALGDTDEAKDCHKRALEIKMKQLGPEHVDVATSYNNLGTLHSDLGDTDEAKDCYKRALEIQMKQLGPEHVDVARSYNNLGTLHKALGDTDEAKDCYKRALEIQMKQVGPEHVDVARCYNNLGNLHKALGDTDEAKDCYKRALEICLIKLGPEHVDVARCYSSLGTLHSDLGDTDEAKDCYKRALEIRLIKLGPEHVDVARCYNNLGNLHKALGDTDEAKDCHKRALEIKMKQLGPEHVHVATSYNNLGTLHSDLGDTDEAKDCYKRALEIQMKQLGPEHVDVARSYNNLGTLHKALGDTDEAKDCYKRALEIQMKQLGPEHVDVARCYNNLGNLHKALGDTDEAKDCYKRALEIRLIKLGPEHVDVARCYSSLGTLHSDLGDTDEANDCYKRALEICLKKLGPEHVDVARCYNNLGTLHSDLGDTDEAKDCYKRALVIYISKYGQEHVRTLKVSRNLSRLKQKRKRVDPCAVL; encoded by the coding sequence ATGGCCACTCGGTTGAAGTACACCACAGAGCAACTGAATTACTACAGGATTTGTTACGTTGTCACTGACATACTAACTGAGGGTCTGCGAACcatcttcaaacaagaatgggaCAATCGATACAAGACAACActgggagaatggaaagatcAACCCAAAAATGGAATGGTCTTCTGGAATGGCGAGTctactcgaaacagaaaaagaaacgctGGGCTGTTGACAACCATGAAGAATGGCGATAGGGCTGAGTGGGATTGTACCATGCTGTTTTACGCTATCCTGTATTCAGACTGCATATATTCACTCAATCCATCAATTAGATCAAATGTGGACGACCTAAGGAAAtttcgaaatgaagaatttgcacATATGCGACGGGGCCACCTCTCCAACGGAGATTTCCAAATTGTTATTACAAAGGTTAAAACTGCATTCCACGCACTCGGTCTCCCGACATTGAAAATCAATGAAGTtcaaaatcagacaaacttCTTAACAGAGGAGTTAGACGACGTTTTAAGGAAGGTGGACGACTTGAAACAAGAAGTtaacaagaaggaaaaggaagttcTAGAAAAGGACAAGGAAGTTcaacaaaaagaagaacagaGGCTTGCCTTGGAAGAGCAATTACATTCCGATGTCTCTCCATTTTGTATTCTCCCTCCCAAACCTAACCACGACATCGCTCCTCGGGAATCTGAAGTTGGTGAAGTTTTACAAAACCTCCAGACACTAAAAGACGCAAATGATGGGTTGAGCATACTGTATTTGTCAGGAAATCCAGGAAGTGGAAAATCTCAGCTGGCCCGTTTAGCAGCCAAGCGATTTTACGACGAGGTCGAACAAATACCTTCCGCAGCTTCATTTGTCATGACATTGAATGCTGAAAACTCAGAAGCACTTTTGAAATCGTATGTCCTTTTCGCTCAACATTGCAAATGTCCCGGctatgaaataacaaacactTACGGCTCCAAGGATTTGAACACAGACGAGAAGATTTCATATTTCAAGACCTTAATAAGTACAAAAATTGAGCATTACGCTTCATGGCTGTTGGTAGTTGATAATGTGACCAGCGAATCTCGTACCAGCGACTATTTGCCAGATGCAGACAGCGAGTTGTGGGCAAGGGGTCAGATGCTAATAACAACACAAGACACTGCGTCTATGCCGTTGTCAAGCTCTTCCATACGAAATATCTCACTCAGCGCTGGAATGCATCCTGATGATGCATGCTTTCTGCTGAACCTCCTTACTGGAACCACGGATGTCGAGATTATAAAAGAAACTGCGAAAGTACTCGACTACCAGCCACTTGCCTTGGCAGGCGCAGCTACGTATGTAAGACAAGTTCGTCAGAATAAAGCAACCCCGAAGTTTGGCTGGACCgactatttgaagaaattggaaaTGGGGAAACGAAGTGCTACTGAAAACATTCTTGCTGAGACAAATCCATGCTATTCAAAGTCCATGACCAAAGCAATAACACTCGCCGTCGAAAAGGCGATGACAGATGACATAATTTGGCATCGCACGTTCCTTTTTCTCTCAATGTGTGCATCACAGCCGATCCTGCAAGACATTATTACCGAGTATATCAAAGCAACTGATGACGATTTTGAAGATGAAGATATGATAAGAACAAGGATGAGTCGATGTTCACTGTTGCTAATTGAAGAAGAATCAACTGGTGTTTATATTCGAGTCCATGGTGTGGTTCTTGATGTTATTAAATCTGCGACAAAAGGTTTCGCAAAGGATCAAAGCTACAAAGTGGTGTATGGCGCGGTAAtgtctttctcaaaatttgaagagctaGAATCTATTGTTGTGGGAACAAGAATAGTTCCCCATCTTACAACGTTGAgcttaaaaattgaagacatgtCACTCGGGAAAGGAATACCAGAAGCGACCGAAAGAGCCTTGTGTAATTTTCTGGATGGCCTTTGGAGCCTTAATGACATGTGCCTAAACCATAGTGAGTTTAGAGCGGCGCTAGTCTATGGTAAATGGCTGttaaaaattcagatgaaacagctgggacctgagcatgttgatgttgcaaattgttacaacaatctgggtactttacacagtgatctgggcgacacagatgaagcaaaagactgctataagcgtgcactggagattcgtctgaaacagctgggacctgagcatgttgatgttgcaaggtcttccaacaatctgggtactttacacaaggctctgggcgacacagatgaagcaaaagactgctataagcgtgcactggagattcagatgaaacagctgggacctgagcatgttgatgttgcaacctcctacaacaatctgggtattttacacagtgatctgggcgacacagatgaagcaaaagactgctataagcgtgcactggagattcgtctgataaagctgggacctgagcatgttgatgttgcaaggtcttacaacaatctgggtactttacacagtgatctgggcgacacagatgaagcaaaagactgctataagcgtgcactggagattcagatgaaacagctgggacctgagcatgttgatgttgcaaggtgttacaacaatctgggtaatttacacaaggctctgggcgacacagatgaagcaaaagactgctataagcgtgcactggagattcgtctgataaagctgggacctgagcatgttgatgttgcaaggtcttacaacaatctgggtactttacacagtgatctgggcgacacagatgaagcaaaagactgctataagcgtgcactggagattcagatgaaacagctgggacctgagcatgttgatgttgcaaggtgttacaacaatctgggtaatttacacaaggctctgggcgacacagatgaagcaaaagactgccataagcgtgcactggagataaagatgaaacagctgggacctgagcatgttgatgttgcaacctcctacaacaatctgggtactttacacagtgatcttggcgacacagatgaagcaaaagactgctataagcgtgcactggagattcagatgaaacagctgggacctgagcatgttgatgttgcaaggtcttacaacaatctgggtactttacacaaggctctgggcgacacagatgaagcaaaagactgctataagcgtgcactggagattcagatgaaacaggtgggacctgagcatgttgatgttgcaaggtgttacaacaatctgggtaatttacacaaggctctgggcgacacagatgaagcaaaagactgctataagcgtgcactggagatttGTCTGAtaaagctgggacctgagcatgttgatgttgcaaggtgttACAGCAgtctgggtactttacacagtgatctgggcgacacagatgaagcaaaagactgctataagcgtgcactggagattcgtctgataaagctgggacctgagcatgttgatgttgcaaggtgttacaacaatctgggtaatttacacaaggctctgggcgacacagatgaagcaaaagactgccataagcgtgcactggagataaagatgaaacagctgggacctgagcatgttcatgttgcaacctcctacaacaatctgggtactttacacagtgatcttggcgacacagatgaagcaaaagactgctataagcgtgcactggagattcagatgaaacagctgggacctgagcatgttgatgttgcaaggtcttacaacaatctgggtactctacacaaggctctgggcgacacagatgaagcaaaagactgctataagcgtgcactggagattcagatgaaacagctgggacctgagcatgttgatgttgcaaggtgttacaacaatctgggtaatttacacaaggctctgggcgacacagatgaagcaaaagactgctataagcgtgcactggagattcgtctgataaagctgggacctgagcatgttgatgttgcaaggtgttACAGCAgtctgggtactttacacagtgatctgggcgacacagatgaagcaaacgactgctataagcgtgcactggagatttgtctgaaaaagctgggacctgagcatgttgatgttgcaaggtgttacaacaatctgggtactttacacagtgatctgggcgacacagatgaagcaaaagactgctataagcgtgcactggtaATTTATATCTCCAAGTATGGTCAAGAACATGTAAGGACACTAAAGGTCAGCAGGAACTTATCTCggctaaaacagaaaagaaagagagttgaCCCTTGTGCTGTtttgtaa